Proteins encoded in a region of the Pedosphaera parvula Ellin514 genome:
- the pgsA gene encoding CDP-diacylglycerol--glycerol-3-phosphate 3-phosphatidyltransferase has protein sequence MNLPNKLTVSRFVLTIAFLVCMFSQVPYYATLALLLFSLASLTDYFDGKIARRDKLITNFGILMDPLADKILVCSAFIAFLGLNWIQSWMVVIVVARELAITGLRLLAASKNVVLAAERYGKHKTISQIVAIIAILVEHSYRDWGPVGPTIFGFHIAGKPWVEWFMPISLWLAVVLTFVSGWLYLWRNRRLYLEDM, from the coding sequence ATGAACCTGCCAAATAAGCTGACCGTTTCCCGGTTCGTGCTGACCATTGCGTTTTTGGTCTGCATGTTCTCGCAGGTTCCCTACTATGCGACCCTGGCGCTTTTGTTGTTCAGCCTGGCAAGCCTCACCGATTATTTCGACGGCAAGATTGCGCGGCGGGACAAGTTGATCACCAACTTCGGTATTTTGATGGATCCACTGGCCGACAAGATACTGGTCTGCTCGGCATTTATTGCGTTCTTAGGATTGAATTGGATTCAATCGTGGATGGTGGTGATTGTGGTTGCCCGTGAACTGGCAATCACGGGGTTGCGATTGTTGGCGGCTTCGAAGAATGTGGTGTTGGCAGCGGAGCGTTACGGGAAGCATAAGACTATTTCGCAAATTGTGGCGATCATTGCCATATTGGTAGAGCATAGTTACAGGGATTGGGGGCCGGTGGGGCCGACGATTTTTGGTTTTCACATTGCCGGAAAGCCGTGGGTTGAATGGTTTATGCCGATTTCACTCTGGCTGGCGGTGGTGTTAACGTTTGTTTCGGGATGGTTGTATCTGTGGCGGAATCGGAGGCTGTACCTCGAGGACATGTAA